Proteins encoded in a region of the Leishmania panamensis strain MHOM/PA/94/PSC-1 chromosome 7 sequence genome:
- a CDS encoding hypothetical protein (TriTrypDB/GeneDB-style sysID: LpmP.07.1200) translates to MSLRQVAALGAVSVLSVVGVVGGTRWRRVELRRAELNEEYTKLMIQMRTFNEERLTRDERLAAKEAEAKATAETVDTLWRDRLERYAQVNKDLHAYLAALPEAIGALKGLSNHYRYMLEEMPKFAGFDVACSKMHNLALMLEHSRTVGIERVAATVQEMFAAEPLVQAVCTSIVAAPAPPHPSSIAAASATFTFCMEELDHAVGTVAMRYAAVLQEPPAATPGILSDSIRKIVGMTRADTLSRGQRHLARRQDDLERMLRRAQRQLHTEEDIRAALDYTKELDDHLAAATPRRGALFLSSSSRKDDFLAAVRSDSEVKKAIQQINLWRDSAITFLVHRQAEDALQSYHLLLAEALTAVHELK, encoded by the coding sequence ATGTCTCTCAGGCAGGTAGCGGCGCTTGGTGCTGTCAGTGTCTTATCTGTGGTCGGCGTCGTAGGAGGAacgcgatggcgccgcgtcGAGCTGCGCCGTGCCGAGCTGAACGAGGAGTACACGAAGCTCATGATTCAAATGCGCACCTTCAACGAGGAGCGTCTCACCCGTGATGAGCGCCTGGCCgccaaggaggcggaggcgaaggcgacggcggagACAGTGGACACATTGTGGAGGGATCGACTGGAGCGTTATGCGCAGGTGAACAAGGACCTGCATGCCTACCTGGCCGCCCTGCCGGAAGCAATCGGGGCATTGAAAGGCCTCTCGAATCACTATCGCTACATGTTGGAGGAGATGCCGAAGTTCGCGGGGTTTGACGTTGCCTGCTCCAAGATGCACAACCTGGCGCTTATGCTGGAGCACAGCAGGACTGTGGGCATTGAGCGAGTGGCCGCAACGGTGCAGGAGATGTTCGCTGCGGAGCCACTTGTACAGGCTGTATGCACGAGCATTGTGGCAGCCccggcaccgccgcacccGAGTTcgatcgctgctgccagtgCCACCTTCACATTCTGTATGGAAGAGCTCGACCATGCCGTGGGGACGGTCGCTATGCGATACGCGGCGGTACTGCAAGAGCCCCCGGCTGCCACGCCCGGCATCTTATCAGACAGCATCCGTAAGATCGTCGGTATGACGCGAGCCGACACGTTAAGCAGAGGTCAGCGCCACCTTGCGAGGCGCCAAGACGACTTGGAGCGGATGCTTCGCCGTGcccagcggcagcttcaTACCGAGGAGGACATTCGCGCTGCGCTGGACTACACAAAGGAACTGGACGATCATCTAGCAGCTGCTACGCCAAGAAGAGGCGccttgtttctctcttcgtcttctcgGAAGGATGACTTCCTGGCCGCCGTGCGGTCAGATAGTGAAGTGAAGAAGGCCATCCAGCAGATCAACCTGTGGCGTGACTCGGCAATCACTTTCCTTGTGCACCGGCAGGCCGAGGACGCGCTGCAGAGCTACCACCTCTTGCTAGCAGAGGCGCTCACAGCAGTTCATGAGTTGAAGTAG